Genomic DNA from Desulfonema ishimotonii:
CAAGTTTTGAGAAAAACTTGGTTTCTATTTTATGGTGAGGTAATCAAATGGCTTGCACGACAAAATATATTTTCGTGACCGGGGGCGTGTTGTCGTCTCTGGGCAAAGGGCTGGCTTCGGCGGCCATCGGGGCACTGCTCGAGGCACGGGGCCTTCGGGTCACTATCCAGAAACTGGACCCATACATCAATGTGGATCCCGGAACCATGAATCCGTTTCAGCACGGAGAGGTGTTCGTAACCGATGACGGCGCGGAAACCGACCTGGATCTGGGACATTATGAGCGGTTCACCACCGCCGTGCTGGGGCGTAAAAACAATTTCACGACCGGCAAAATCTACCATACCGTCATCACCAAGGAACGGCGGGGCGACTATCTGGGCGGAACGGTCCAGGTGATCCCCCACATCACGGATGAGATCAAAAACAGCATCCGCATGGTGTCCGGCGATGTGGATGTGGTGATTGTGGAAATCGGCGGCACCATCGGCGATATCGAAAGCCTGCCCTTTCTGGAGGCCATCCGCCAGTTCAAAGCCGATGCGGGCAAGGACAACGTGATCTATATCCATCTGACCCTGGTTCCCTATATCGCCACAGCCGGTGAGGTCAAAACCAAGCCCACCCAGCACAGTGTCAAGGAACTCCGCAGCATCGGCATTCAGCCGGACATCCTTCTCTGCCGAACCGTCAGCCCGCTTTCCGACAGCATCAAATCCAAGATCGCCCTCTTCTGCAATGTGGAAAAGGAGTCGGTCATCACCGCCAGGGATGTGGACTGCATCTACGAGGTTCCCCTGGGGTTTCACAAGGAAGGGCTCGATGACCGGGTCGTCGAAAAGCTTCATATCTGGACCCGTGCCCCCCGGCTGGAAAACTGGGCGGACTTTGTCCGGCAGTACAAAGCCCCTGAACACGCAGTGACCATCGCCATTGTCGGCAAATACGTGGATCTGACCGAGTCTTACAAGAGTCTCAACGAAGCCCTCCATCACGGCGGTGTGCCCAACCGCTGCAAGGTGAGCCTGAAGTTCGTGGATTCGGAAACCATCACGGCGGATAACTGCTTGGAAAAACTCGGAGATGCCGACGGCATTCTGGTGCCGGGCGGGTTCGGCTCCCGCGGGGTCGAGGGTAAGATCTGCGCGGCCCGGTATGCACGGGAAAACCGGATTCCCTATTTCGGCATCTGCCTGGGGATGCAGATCGCGGTGATCGAGTTTGCCCGCCATGTGGCCGGGATTACGGAGGCCCACAGCGCCGAATTTGACGAGACCACACCGGAACCGGTCATCTACCTTATGACCGAGTGGTTTGACGAACAGACC
This window encodes:
- a CDS encoding CTP synthase produces the protein MACTTKYIFVTGGVLSSLGKGLASAAIGALLEARGLRVTIQKLDPYINVDPGTMNPFQHGEVFVTDDGAETDLDLGHYERFTTAVLGRKNNFTTGKIYHTVITKERRGDYLGGTVQVIPHITDEIKNSIRMVSGDVDVVIVEIGGTIGDIESLPFLEAIRQFKADAGKDNVIYIHLTLVPYIATAGEVKTKPTQHSVKELRSIGIQPDILLCRTVSPLSDSIKSKIALFCNVEKESVITARDVDCIYEVPLGFHKEGLDDRVVEKLHIWTRAPRLENWADFVRQYKAPEHAVTIAIVGKYVDLTESYKSLNEALHHGGVPNRCKVSLKFVDSETITADNCLEKLGDADGILVPGGFGSRGVEGKICAARYARENRIPYFGICLGMQIAVIEFARHVAGITEAHSAEFDETTPEPVIYLMTEWFDEQTRTVQQRDEASDKGGTMRLGAYPCHLEKETLALQAYGRESISERHRHRYEFNNAYIERLEQAGLVFSGKSPEGDLVEIVEIGDHPWFLGCQFHPEFKSRPMTPHPLFTSFIKASLENSHK